A region from the Sandaracinus amylolyticus genome encodes:
- a CDS encoding PQQ-binding-like beta-propeller repeat protein, protein MPTRASRAFALTVLVLTACDATSADPDGGGIVDPDAGVVDPDASTDPDAAADHDAGVVADDAATDPDAGDPIDAALADDAGTELDAALPATDAGHDASSPDAGPPTPTSWARGYGLGGAHFFRDVALLDDGSFVAVGESPVYGAGGDEAIAARIDSDGTVLWARTLGGASADRFTSVALTDDGELIAAGRTHSFGPRLWAAFVVRLARDGTVRWQRAIASAAYSYDAASIRAVGGDRYLISGLALADEGERIVVTTIDGSGAIVAQRGAGGGAPFDALRLGDGSVVVAGQTRTDTFGAYYADLARVAADGRDVWRIHENQNATDEANLLRAIVPAHDGGVVAVGTASLRFGNQRRRIWAMSVAEDGTIRWQRTFGGAGASEGFDVVAIDGGYVVFGRTSAFGDASRWRGWILGLNAAGNVTWQRTYSSDAGSQWLTAGAVSASGELVAVGVTYAPSGGEHASGLVVHLDDRALDAGPCSAEPAYLSAGTTIALDTPWPAFPTPRLAASAGSATIADVTLASPAVCSM, encoded by the coding sequence GTGCCGACCCGCGCGTCTCGAGCGTTCGCCCTCACGGTCCTCGTGCTCACCGCGTGTGACGCGACATCCGCCGACCCCGACGGCGGCGGGATCGTCGATCCCGATGCGGGCGTCGTCGACCCCGACGCCTCGACCGATCCCGACGCCGCAGCCGATCACGACGCCGGCGTGGTCGCGGACGACGCTGCGACCGATCCCGACGCGGGCGATCCGATCGACGCGGCGCTCGCCGACGACGCAGGAACGGAGCTCGATGCCGCGCTTCCGGCGACCGATGCCGGGCACGATGCGTCCTCGCCCGACGCGGGCCCGCCGACGCCGACGTCGTGGGCGCGCGGCTATGGCCTCGGCGGGGCGCACTTCTTCCGCGACGTCGCGCTGCTCGACGACGGCAGCTTCGTCGCCGTGGGCGAGTCCCCGGTGTACGGCGCCGGCGGTGACGAGGCGATCGCCGCGCGCATCGACAGCGATGGAACCGTGCTCTGGGCACGCACCCTCGGAGGCGCGAGCGCGGATCGCTTCACGTCGGTCGCGCTCACCGACGACGGAGAGCTGATCGCCGCCGGGCGGACCCACAGCTTCGGGCCGCGCCTGTGGGCCGCGTTCGTGGTGCGCCTCGCGCGCGACGGCACCGTGCGATGGCAGCGCGCGATCGCATCGGCCGCCTACAGCTACGACGCTGCGTCGATCCGCGCGGTCGGCGGTGATCGGTACCTGATCTCCGGGCTCGCCCTCGCCGACGAGGGCGAGCGGATCGTCGTGACGACGATCGACGGAAGCGGCGCGATCGTCGCGCAGCGTGGTGCGGGCGGCGGCGCGCCCTTCGACGCGCTGCGGCTCGGCGACGGGAGCGTCGTGGTCGCAGGCCAGACGCGCACCGACACCTTCGGCGCGTACTACGCCGACCTCGCGCGCGTCGCGGCGGACGGGCGCGACGTGTGGCGCATCCACGAGAACCAGAACGCGACGGACGAGGCGAACCTGCTCCGCGCGATCGTCCCGGCGCACGACGGCGGTGTCGTCGCGGTCGGCACCGCGAGCCTGCGGTTCGGCAACCAGCGCCGCCGCATCTGGGCGATGTCGGTCGCGGAGGACGGGACGATCCGATGGCAGCGCACGTTCGGCGGCGCGGGCGCGAGCGAGGGCTTCGACGTGGTCGCGATCGACGGCGGGTACGTCGTCTTCGGTCGCACCAGCGCGTTCGGCGACGCGTCGCGCTGGCGCGGATGGATCCTCGGGCTGAACGCGGCGGGCAACGTGACGTGGCAGCGGACCTACTCGAGCGACGCGGGCTCGCAGTGGCTCACCGCGGGCGCGGTGTCGGCGAGCGGTGAGCTCGTCGCGGTCGGCGTCACCTACGCGCCGAGCGGCGGCGAGCACGCGAGCGGCCTCGTGGTGCATCTCGACGATCGCGCGCTCGACGCAGGGCCGTGCAGCGCCGAGCCCGCGTACCTGTCGGCGGGCACGACGATCGCGCTCGACACGCCGTGGCCCGCCTTCCCCACGCCGCGCCTCGCCGCATCGGCGGGCAGCGCCACGATCGCCGACGTGACGCTCGCGTCGCCCGCGGTGTGCTCGATGTGA
- the glgX gene encoding glycogen debranching protein GlgX, with translation MNDARRHSAPAESRPGEPEPLGATWDGTGTNFCVFSDVAERVELCLFDDAGRERRVEMLERTGYRWHCFLPDVGPGTRYGYRVHGPWDPARGHRCNPQKLLLDPYAKSIVGAVAAATETLGHREHDENARDDRDSAPFVPRSVVTHPFFDWGHDRPPRVPWHDTVLYELHVKGFTARHPAIPPALRGTYAGLAHPAAIDHLVRLGVTSVELMPIHTFASEPHLVRRGLVNYWGYNTIGYFAPHAGYARRGADPISELKSAIKALHEARIEVLLDVVYNHTGEGDHRGPTLCFRGFDNASYYRLDPQNPSRYQDFTGCGNTLDATQPHVLQLIMDSLRHWVEEFHVDGFRFDLAAALARGEHGAAGLSSFLDVVQQDPIVSRVKLIAEPWDIGWDGYHVGRFPPHWSEWNGKYRDATRRFWRGDPGSVGELATRLAGSADLYANNGRRPFASVNFVTAHDGFTLRDLVSYERKHNERNGEENRDGSNDNRSDNHGVEGPTDDPKVNALRARQQRNFLATIFLSQGVPLLLAGDEMGRTQLGNNNAYCLDDETSWVDWSGRDRALLEHARSLIALRRAHPVFRRHTFFRGDGDVAWYRHDGAPMGEHDWTTSHVRSLGMHLDGLAIGARDASGAPLVGDSFYVFFCAQRGPIELRLPRALASDEWFVALDTSGAREEGGTVHGPLALEGPLVLVLQQVRARHSLAP, from the coding sequence ATGAACGACGCGCGGCGCCACTCCGCACCTGCCGAGAGCCGTCCCGGCGAGCCCGAGCCGCTCGGTGCGACGTGGGACGGCACCGGCACGAACTTCTGCGTGTTCTCCGACGTGGCGGAGCGCGTCGAGCTGTGCTTGTTCGACGACGCCGGGCGCGAGCGGCGCGTCGAGATGCTCGAGCGGACCGGCTATCGCTGGCACTGCTTCCTGCCCGACGTGGGCCCGGGCACGCGCTACGGCTATCGCGTCCACGGCCCTTGGGATCCGGCACGCGGCCATCGCTGCAACCCGCAGAAGCTGCTGCTCGATCCGTACGCGAAGTCGATCGTCGGCGCGGTCGCCGCCGCGACCGAGACGCTCGGACATCGCGAGCACGACGAGAACGCGCGCGACGATCGCGACAGCGCGCCCTTCGTGCCGCGCTCGGTCGTGACCCATCCGTTCTTCGACTGGGGCCACGATCGCCCGCCGCGCGTGCCGTGGCACGACACCGTGCTCTACGAGCTGCACGTGAAGGGGTTCACCGCGCGGCACCCCGCGATCCCGCCCGCGCTCCGCGGCACCTACGCGGGCCTCGCGCATCCGGCGGCGATCGATCACCTCGTGCGCCTCGGCGTGACGAGCGTCGAGCTCATGCCGATCCACACGTTCGCGAGCGAGCCGCACCTCGTGCGCCGCGGGCTCGTGAACTACTGGGGCTACAACACGATCGGCTACTTCGCGCCGCACGCGGGCTACGCACGACGCGGTGCGGATCCGATCAGCGAGCTCAAGAGCGCGATCAAGGCGCTGCACGAGGCGCGGATCGAGGTGCTCCTCGACGTCGTCTACAACCACACCGGCGAGGGCGATCACCGCGGCCCGACGCTGTGCTTCCGCGGCTTCGACAACGCGTCGTACTACCGCTTGGATCCGCAGAACCCGAGCCGCTACCAGGACTTCACCGGCTGCGGCAACACGCTCGACGCGACGCAGCCGCACGTGCTCCAGCTGATCATGGACTCGCTGCGCCACTGGGTGGAGGAGTTCCACGTCGACGGGTTCCGCTTCGATCTCGCGGCCGCGCTCGCGCGCGGAGAGCACGGTGCCGCGGGGCTCTCGTCGTTCCTCGACGTCGTGCAGCAGGACCCGATCGTCAGCCGCGTGAAGCTGATCGCGGAGCCGTGGGACATCGGCTGGGACGGCTATCACGTCGGGCGCTTCCCTCCGCACTGGAGCGAGTGGAACGGCAAGTACCGCGACGCGACGCGACGCTTCTGGCGCGGCGATCCGGGCAGCGTGGGCGAGCTCGCGACGCGGCTCGCGGGCAGCGCCGATCTCTACGCGAACAATGGCCGTCGGCCGTTCGCGAGCGTGAACTTCGTGACCGCGCACGACGGCTTCACGCTGCGCGATCTCGTGAGCTACGAGCGCAAGCACAACGAGCGCAACGGCGAGGAGAACCGCGACGGGAGCAACGACAACCGCAGCGACAACCACGGCGTCGAGGGCCCGACCGACGACCCGAAGGTGAACGCGCTGCGCGCGCGCCAGCAGCGCAACTTCCTCGCGACGATCTTCCTCTCGCAGGGCGTGCCGCTGCTGCTCGCGGGCGACGAGATGGGCCGCACCCAGCTCGGCAACAACAACGCGTACTGCCTCGACGACGAGACGAGCTGGGTCGACTGGAGCGGGCGCGACCGCGCGCTGCTCGAGCACGCGCGCTCGCTCATCGCGCTGCGCCGCGCGCATCCGGTGTTCCGTCGCCACACGTTCTTCCGTGGCGACGGAGACGTCGCGTGGTACCGCCACGACGGCGCGCCGATGGGCGAGCACGACTGGACGACGTCGCACGTGCGCAGCCTCGGCATGCACCTCGACGGGCTCGCGATCGGCGCGCGCGACGCGAGCGGCGCGCCGCTCGTGGGCGACTCGTTCTACGTGTTCTTCTGCGCGCAGCGCGGGCCGATCGAGCTGCGGCTCCCGCGCGCGCTCGCGAGCGACGAGTGGTTCGTCGCGCTCGACACGAGCGGCGCGCGCGAGGAGGGCGGGACGGTGCACGGACCGCTCGCCCTCGAAGGCCCGCTCGTGCTCGTGCTGCAGCAGGTGCGAGCACGCCACTCGCTCGCGCCGTGA
- a CDS encoding glycosyltransferase family 4 protein, which produces MKITFVLPVFDLSGGVRVVAQYAQRLHERGHEVLVVGCPPGSPSLRTRLRSWARGRGAGPHPTRGASHLDELDVPRRLLDRARPVRASDLPDADVVVATWWETAEWVAALPPRKGVKVHFVQNDEAHPGWLAPSQRARAASAMRLPLAKITISRSLDRMLREAHGATDVEVVPNAVELDVFHARPRGKQARPTVGLLYSDNPLKGVDVSLRALDLVKRALPDLQVVAFGVHAPVAELPLPPGTRFEERPPQHVIRALYASCDVWMCGSRCEGYHLPPLEAMACRVPVVSTRVGGPDDNVIDGENGYLVAIEDAEALAGRTIGVLCASPELWREMSDAAHRTATSWTYADATRAFELALERCILRSPVRALHRPAPPRVTRIASELAMRVRAAMGA; this is translated from the coding sequence ATGAAGATCACGTTCGTCCTTCCGGTGTTCGATCTCTCGGGCGGCGTGCGCGTCGTCGCGCAGTACGCGCAACGGCTCCACGAGCGCGGGCACGAGGTGCTCGTGGTCGGGTGCCCGCCGGGCTCGCCCTCGTTGCGCACGCGGCTCCGCAGCTGGGCGCGCGGACGCGGCGCGGGACCGCATCCCACGCGGGGAGCGTCGCACCTCGACGAGCTCGACGTGCCGCGCCGACTGCTCGATCGCGCGAGGCCGGTGCGCGCATCCGATCTGCCCGATGCCGACGTCGTGGTCGCGACGTGGTGGGAGACGGCGGAGTGGGTCGCCGCGCTGCCGCCGCGCAAGGGCGTGAAGGTGCACTTCGTCCAGAACGACGAGGCGCACCCCGGCTGGCTCGCGCCTTCGCAGCGAGCGCGCGCGGCGAGCGCGATGCGGCTGCCGCTCGCGAAGATCACGATCTCGCGATCGCTCGATCGCATGCTGCGCGAGGCGCACGGCGCGACCGACGTGGAGGTCGTGCCCAACGCGGTCGAGCTCGACGTCTTCCACGCGCGGCCGCGCGGCAAGCAGGCGCGACCGACCGTCGGCCTGCTCTACTCCGACAACCCGCTGAAGGGCGTCGACGTGAGCCTGCGCGCGCTCGATCTCGTGAAGCGCGCGCTGCCCGATCTGCAGGTCGTCGCGTTCGGCGTGCACGCGCCCGTCGCCGAGCTGCCGCTGCCGCCGGGCACGCGCTTCGAGGAGCGGCCGCCGCAGCACGTGATCCGCGCGCTCTACGCGTCGTGCGACGTGTGGATGTGCGGCTCTCGCTGCGAGGGCTATCACCTGCCGCCGCTCGAGGCGATGGCGTGCCGGGTGCCCGTGGTGTCGACGCGCGTGGGCGGGCCCGACGACAACGTGATCGACGGCGAGAACGGGTACCTCGTGGCCATCGAGGACGCGGAGGCGCTCGCGGGCCGCACGATCGGAGTGCTCTGCGCGAGCCCCGAGCTGTGGCGCGAGATGTCGGACGCGGCGCACCGCACCGCGACGTCGTGGACCTACGCCGACGCGACGCGCGCGTTCGAGCTCGCGCTCGAGCGGTGCATCCTGCGCTCGCCCGTGCGCGCGCTGCACCGCCCTGCCCCGCCGCGCGTCACGCGCATCGCGAGCGAGCTCGCCATGCGCGTCCGCGCCGCGATGGGCGCGTGA
- a CDS encoding DUF2378 family protein — MTYGAPRFDRPIDVDEHVRALPHGASCKGLFFNDPIARLRRVDPRHPILASSEIAGRRYVPFFDYPYADFMRLIVATARAVYPSAPLGEGLRRLGGAGYQALLESQVGKVLFGVFGSSFSQVARVGARGWAVSVSFGRVELEDVGERHIRYHFRDLPAFLETYQVGAVEGAMRACGVEGEVRVDLRDLGDASFDVQWAAR, encoded by the coding sequence ATGACGTACGGCGCGCCGCGCTTCGATCGCCCCATCGACGTCGACGAGCACGTCCGCGCCCTGCCGCACGGCGCGTCGTGCAAGGGGCTCTTCTTCAACGATCCGATCGCGCGACTGCGACGCGTCGATCCGCGCCACCCGATCCTCGCGTCGAGCGAGATCGCGGGGCGCCGCTACGTGCCGTTCTTCGACTATCCGTATGCCGACTTCATGCGCCTGATCGTCGCGACCGCGCGCGCGGTGTATCCGTCGGCGCCGCTCGGTGAAGGGCTGCGGCGGCTCGGCGGCGCGGGCTATCAGGCGCTGCTCGAGAGCCAGGTCGGCAAGGTGCTCTTCGGCGTGTTCGGCTCGAGCTTCTCGCAGGTCGCGCGCGTCGGCGCGCGCGGATGGGCGGTGTCGGTGAGCTTCGGTCGCGTGGAGCTCGAAGACGTCGGCGAGCGACACATCCGCTATCACTTCCGCGATCTGCCGGCGTTCCTCGAGACCTATCAGGTCGGCGCGGTCGAAGGAGCAATGCGCGCGTGTGGCGTCGAGGGCGAGGTGCGCGTGGACCTGCGCGACCTCGGCGACGCCAGCTTCGACGTGCAGTGGGCCGCGCGCTGA
- a CDS encoding SDR family oxidoreductase: protein MELKDVKAIVTGGAQGMGAHFAKRLAEAGAQVAAGDVNEQALAELPPGIHRRRLDVSDTKDCAAFVKWAADAMGGVNVLVNNAGILRDGLLVKKDKATGEVVTLSDDQWNAVIAVNLTGATVMVRETVAEMVRRDQRPGVVISMSSVARHGNRGQSNYVSAKAALAANAVTWCREFAPFGIRAVAIAPGMVETPMTRGMNPKAREALVASIPVGRIGEPEDLWRAVKFSIECDYFNGYCIDVDGGLSM from the coding sequence ATGGAGCTCAAGGACGTCAAGGCGATCGTCACCGGTGGCGCGCAGGGCATGGGCGCGCACTTCGCGAAGCGTCTCGCGGAGGCGGGCGCGCAGGTCGCGGCCGGCGACGTGAACGAGCAGGCGCTCGCGGAGCTGCCGCCGGGCATCCACCGCCGCCGCCTCGACGTGAGCGACACGAAGGACTGCGCCGCGTTCGTGAAGTGGGCGGCCGACGCGATGGGCGGCGTGAACGTGCTCGTCAACAACGCGGGCATCCTGCGCGACGGCCTTCTCGTGAAGAAGGACAAGGCGACCGGCGAGGTCGTCACGCTCTCCGACGATCAGTGGAACGCGGTCATCGCGGTCAACCTGACCGGCGCGACGGTGATGGTGCGCGAGACGGTCGCCGAGATGGTGCGCCGCGATCAGCGCCCGGGCGTCGTGATCTCGATGTCGTCGGTCGCGCGCCACGGCAACCGCGGGCAGAGCAACTACGTGAGCGCGAAGGCCGCGCTCGCCGCCAACGCGGTGACGTGGTGCCGCGAGTTCGCGCCGTTCGGCATCCGCGCGGTCGCGATCGCGCCGGGCATGGTCGAGACGCCGATGACGCGCGGCATGAACCCGAAGGCGCGCGAGGCGCTCGTCGCGTCGATCCCGGTCGGCCGCATCGGCGAGCCCGAGGATCTCTGGAGGGCCGTGAAGTTCTCGATCGAGTGCGACTACTTCAACGGCTACTGCATCGACGTCGACGGCGGCCTGTCGATGTGA